From Vicinamibacterales bacterium, a single genomic window includes:
- a CDS encoding response regulator: MARATILIVEDDENIQQLVGYNLAKAGFHVLYAENGEQALASVKRELPDLMVLDIMLPSLNGFEVCKILRKDPQTKGLPIIMLTAKGEENDVTAGLDLGADDYITKPFSPKILVSRIKATLRRREELSGEDGSEAKDGLLKVHDIVIDPKRYEVVVAGSLVALTVTEFSILDLLARRPGWVFSRQQIIDGVRGYDYVITPRAVDVQVFGLRKKLGASGECIETVRGIGYRMKG, encoded by the coding sequence GTGGCAAGAGCAACTATTCTCATTGTCGAAGATGACGAAAATATCCAGCAGCTTGTTGGCTATAACCTGGCAAAGGCTGGATTCCATGTCCTCTATGCCGAGAATGGCGAGCAGGCCTTGGCGAGTGTGAAACGTGAGCTGCCGGACTTGATGGTGCTCGATATCATGCTGCCCAGCCTTAATGGCTTTGAGGTGTGCAAGATTCTGCGCAAGGACCCGCAAACCAAGGGGCTGCCAATTATCATGCTGACTGCCAAGGGAGAGGAGAATGATGTGACTGCCGGACTTGACCTAGGTGCGGACGATTATATTACCAAGCCTTTCAGCCCGAAAATCCTGGTTTCCCGGATTAAAGCGACCTTGCGTCGGCGTGAGGAATTATCCGGGGAAGACGGAAGTGAAGCAAAAGACGGTCTGCTCAAGGTGCATGATATTGTCATTGATCCAAAACGGTATGAGGTTGTGGTGGCCGGCAGCCTTGTTGCTCTGACGGTCACCGAGTTCAGTATCCTCGATCTTCTGGCGCGGCGGCCAGGCTGGGTCTTTAGCCGCCAGCAGATTATTGATGGGGTGCGGGGCTATGACTATGTCATTACACCGAGGGCGGTGGATGTTCAGGTCTTCGGGTTGAGAAAGAAGCTGGGGGCGTCTGGAGAATGTATCGAGACGGTGCGGGGGATCGGCTACCGGATGAAGGGGTAG
- the phoU gene encoding phosphate signaling complex protein PhoU encodes MAHNIQTEIETLKGHIVYLSTVVEENMLCAIKALVEKNPGLAYQVMQTDKCEIDHLEIDVEQECLRIMALHQPVASDLRFLVTVLKVNSDLERIGDLVAKIADKVLLLYKADPAQFLSDAMQIPDMFNGMFDKTVWMFRQTMDAFVHEDTDLAYKVCLTDDEVDQFKRAIYRELEESIMSDPAQHVYLAKLLSVARSTERIADHCTNICEDIIYMQQGRIVRHIHS; translated from the coding sequence ATGGCGCATAATATCCAGACTGAAATTGAGACCTTGAAAGGTCATATCGTGTATCTCAGTACCGTTGTTGAGGAGAACATGCTGTGTGCAATCAAGGCCTTGGTGGAGAAAAATCCTGGCCTGGCCTATCAGGTCATGCAGACAGATAAGTGTGAGATTGATCATCTTGAGATCGATGTGGAGCAGGAATGTCTGCGTATTATGGCCCTGCATCAGCCGGTGGCTAGCGATTTGCGTTTTCTGGTCACGGTCTTGAAAGTAAATAGTGATCTTGAACGGATCGGCGATCTGGTGGCGAAAATTGCGGACAAGGTGCTCTTGCTCTATAAGGCCGATCCGGCGCAATTTTTATCCGACGCGATGCAGATTCCTGATATGTTTAACGGGATGTTTGATAAAACTGTGTGGATGTTCAGACAGACGATGGACGCCTTTGTCCACGAGGACACGGATCTTGCCTATAAGGTCTGCCTGACTGATGATGAAGTGGACCAGTTCAAGCGCGCCATTTATCGTGAGCTGGAAGAGAGTATCATGAGCGACCCGGCCCAGCATGTCTATCTGGCCAAGTTGCTCAGTGTGGCCAGAAGCACGGAACGTATTGCCGATCACTGTACCAATATCTGCGAAGACATTATTTATATGCAACAGGGCCGGATTGTCCGCCATATTCATTCGTGA